In a genomic window of Gouania willdenowi chromosome 11, fGouWil2.1, whole genome shotgun sequence:
- the ripor2 gene encoding rho family-interacting cell polarization regulator 2 isoform X2, whose amino-acid sequence MPLYVRRRRAKVGISSRRRAALLKGVSSRVPEIMAAGTHSPGGPNGIIRSQSFAGFSTLQERRSRCNSFMGNSAVQKKPQSKPKKPHLSGHKGSSSSREPQPKRLEEVYAALKQGLDEYLEVHQTELDKLMSLMKDMKRNSRLGVLYDLDKQIKAIERYMRRLEFHISKLDELYEAFCIQSRLREGAIRMKQAFSSSPSTKGTKESIAEVNRRYKEYTENMSTLESELENLLGEFHIKMKGLAGFARLCPGDQYEIFMRYGRQRWKLKGRIEVNSRQSWDGEEMVFMPLITDLINIKVTELKGLATHMLVGSVICETKELFTAMPQVVAVDVNDLGTIKLNLEVTWYPFDVEDLTLSSGNVSKATALQRRVSVYSHGTPDTPTFQDTSFFSTLPDDVFENGGCGLAECKRLSFTFSDTSGSTPSPSPAPSFCSAGQSNPEITVTPPEMEQLLTHTLPTREDSIAEEHMEEEEEEYEEDGESCSRTSASLASDEGEVVEDSEWERTESQRNSSSNCGSAAPSLCSDGQLSTVAPEDVFLDQADELKPVELDTEEAGSLTKQLVKRLTSSEDASPAGSATEGGGSLSWAGEGSRAFLESSLEEAIHSLLMRLESLTHRCRELQDLEQEVMRLEDLLRCRLPGHRSRSSSLSLTVESALESFDFLNTSDFDDEDTGDDNVVLSIPPQRSPLFDTEGEKIGAQHPDARGHLSEALTEDTGVGNSVAGSPLPLTTGNENLDVAIVIHLQYCNHLIQMLTSGVVAWQRQSVLLKMSGQVQLLEELSELSVDTLGSVTCAADVLPSLADRPQMMTLWSDCSGSAGLFHTTLDRVFEHMNQRYTAVLEERHPHSADIVIGAVVGEMVDRSDLMAACSPPPPPPPPAAESLCQDVLTVFQFQSYIVQHDIQDMEMHLLHLAREEVFAGVLSSGDHSQCLLELAEVPLSSLWPKRSTLKALSSLLTADDPQVNKAAAEYLSSGASNKHFRARAVECYTQALSEGGGQSQRSACAALSCLQAVESIRAVIALCDSADEELRHVAIETLLTFGEEGRLAYEQLDTVPGQMIRLGMRRGIAVTTAF is encoded by the exons GAGTGTCGTCCCGCGTCCCGGAGATCATGGCGGCCGGAACCCACTCCCCCGGTGGGCCCAACGGCATCATACGGAGTCAGTCTTTTGCAGGATTCAGCACATTACAGGAGCGACGCTCACG GTGCAACTCCTTCATGGGTAACTCTGCTGTGCAGAAGAAGCCTCAGTCGAAGCCCAAGAAGCCTCACCTGTCAGGCCACAAAGGAAGCAGCAGCTCCAGAGAACCACAGCCCAAAAGACTGGAGGAAGTTTACGCTGCTCTCAAACAAGGCCTGGA CGAGTATTTGGAAGTCCATCAAACAGAGCTGGACAAACTCATGTCACTGATGAAGGACATGAAAAGAAACTCACGGCTG GGAGTGCTGTACGATCTTGACAAG CAAATCAAAGCCATTGAGAGGTACATGAGACGCCTGGAGTTCCACATCAGTAAG ttgGACGAGCTGTACGAGGCCTTCTGCATTCAGAGCCGACTGAGGGAAGGTGCCATCCGGATGAAGCAGgccttctcctcctctccttcAACCAAAGGCACCAAAGAGAGCATTGCTGAGGTCAACCGGCGGTACAAGGAATACACTGAG AACATGAGCACACTCGAGAGCGAGCTGGAGAACCTGCTGGGGGAGTTTCATATTAAAATGAAAG GTTTGGCTGGATTTGCCCGACTCTGTCCTGGTGACCAATATGAG ATTTTTATGCGCTATGGGCGTCAGAGGTGGAAGTTAAAGGGAAGGATTGAGGTGAACTCCAGACAAAGCTGGGATGGAGAAGAAATGGTTTTCATGCCACTCATCACTGACCTGATAAACATCAAG GTGACGGAGCTGAAAGGTTTGGCCACTCACATGCTGGTGGGCAGCGTCATCTGTGAAACCAAGGAGCTGTTTACGGCCATGCCTcaggtggtggctgtggacgtCAATGATTTGGGAACCATCAAGCTCAATCTGGAGGTTACGTGGTA cCCCTTTGATGTGGAGGATTTGACTCTGTCGTCTGGGAATGTGAGCAAAGCCACGGCTCTTCAGAGACGAGTGTCCGTCTACAGCCACGGCACCCCGGACACGCCCACTTTCCAGGACACCTCTTTCTTT TCCACTTTACCAGATGACGTCTTTGAGAATGGCGGCTGTGGCTTAGCCGAATGCAAGCGTCTGTCCTTCACGTTCTCCGACACCTCTGGTTCTACGCCCAGCCCGAGTCCCGCACCCAGCTTCTGCTCCGCAGGCCAATCCAACCCCGAGATCACCGTCACTCCTCCAGAAATGGAGCagttactcacacacacactcccaacAAGGGAGGACTCTATTGCAGAGGAGCacatggaggaggaagaggaggagtatGAAGAGGATGGGGAGAGCTGCAGCAGAACGAGCGCCAGCCTCGCCAGCGATGAAGGTGAAGTGGTGGAAGATTCAGAGTGGGAGCGCACCGAGTCCCAGCGAAACTCCAGCTCCAACTGTGGCTCAGCTGCTCCGTCCTTGTGTTCAGATGGACAACTGTCCACAGTGGCCCCTGAGGATGTTTTCCTCGACCAAGCCGATGAACTGAAGCCCGTGGAGCTGGACACAGAGGAGGCGGGCAGTCTGACCAAGCAGCTGGTGAAAAGGCTGACGTCGTCTGAAGACGCGTCACCCGCCGGAAGCGCCACAGAGGGTGGGGGGAGCCTGAGCTGGGCTGGAGAGGGAAGCAGAGCCTTCCTGGAGAGCAGCCTGGAGGAGGCCATCCACAGCCTTCTGATGAGACTGGAGTCACTAACACACCGCTGCAGAGAGCTGCAGGACCTGGAACAGGAAGTGATGCGACTGGAGGACCTGCTTAGG tgTCGTCTTCCTGGTCACAGGAGTCGATCGTCCAGCCTCAGCCTGACCGTGGAGAGCGCCCTGGAGAGTTTTGACTTCCTGAACACGTCGGACTTTGACGATGAGGATACTGGAGACGATAACGTGGTGCTGAGCATTCCCCCTCAGAGGTCGCCGCTTTTTGATACAGAAGGAGAGAAGATCGG GGCGCAGCATCCAGATGCTAGAGGACACCTGAGTGAAGCTCTGACTGAAGACACAGGAGTTGGAAACAGCGTGGCAGGAAGTCCACTCCCACTTACCACTGGGAACGAGAACCTGGACGTGGCCATCGTCATCCACCTTCAGTACTGTAATCATCTCATACAG ATGTTGACGAGTGGCGTTGTAGCGTGGCAACGCCAAAGTGTCCTCTTGAAAATGTCTGGGCAGGTCCAGCTGTTAGAGGAATTATCTGAGCTCAGTGTGGACACACTGGGATCTGTTACATGTGCTGCTGACG TCCTTCCGAGCCTGGCCGATCGCCCTCAGATGATGACCCTGTGGTCAGACTGCAGCGGGTCCGCCGGGCTTTTCCACACCACACTGGACAGAGTGTTCGAACACATGAACCAGCGCTACACAGCAGTGCTGGAGGAGAGACACCCACACAGCGCTGACATAG TGATTGGTGCGGTTGTGGGTGAGATGGTGGACAGATCCGACCTGATGGCTGCATgcagtcctcctcctcctcctcctcctcctgctgctgagtCTCTCTGTCAGGACGTCCTGACCGTGTTTCAGTTCCAAAGCTACATCGTGCAGCATGACATTCAGGACATGGAGATGCACCTGCTGCACCTGGCAAGAGAAG AGGTGTTTGCTGGGGTCCTGTCTAGTGGGGATCACTCCCAGTGTCTGTTGGAGCTAGCCGAGGTGCCTTTATCGTCTCTGTGGCCTAAACGCAGCACCCTGAAGGCTTTGTCGTCCCTGCTGACTGCAGACGACCCACAGGtcaacaaagcagcagcagaataCCTCTCATCTGGGGCTTCGAACAAACACTTCAGAGCCAGG GCGGTTGAATGCTACACCCAAGCACTGTCAGAGGGTGGGGGTCAGAGTCAGAGGTCGGCCTGTGCCGCTCTCAGCTGTCTCCAG gcAGTGGAGAGCATCAGGGCTGTGATTGCACTGTGTGACTCCGCTGATGAGGAGCTCCGCCATGTCGCCATCGAGACGCTGCTCACATTTG GTGAGGAGGGCCGGCTGGCATACGAGCAGTTGGACACGGTACCGGGACAAATGATCCGACTGGGAATGCGTCGAGGAATCGCCGTCACGACTGCCTTTTAA
- the ripor2 gene encoding rho family-interacting cell polarization regulator 2 isoform X5: protein MAAGTHSPGGPNGIIRSQSFAGFSTLQERRSRCNSFMGNSAVQKKPQSKPKKPHLSGHKGSSSSREPQPKRLEEVYAALKQGLDEYLEVHQTELDKLMSLMKDMKRNSRLGVLYDLDKQIKAIERYMRRLEFHISKLDELYEAFCIQSRLREGAIRMKQAFSSSPSTKGTKESIAEVNRRYKEYTENMSTLESELENLLGEFHIKMKGLAGFARLCPGDQYEIFMRYGRQRWKLKGRIEVNSRQSWDGEEMVFMPLITDLINIKVTELKGLATHMLVGSVICETKELFTAMPQVVAVDVNDLGTIKLNLEVTWYPFDVEDLTLSSGNVSKATALQRRVSVYSHGTPDTPTFQDTSFFSTLPDDVFENGGCGLAECKRLSFTFSDTSGSTPSPSPAPSFCSAGQSNPEITVTPPEMEQLLTHTLPTREDSIAEEHMEEEEEEYEEDGESCSRTSASLASDEGEVVEDSEWERTESQRNSSSNCGSAAPSLCSDGQLSTVAPEDVFLDQADELKPVELDTEEAGSLTKQLVKRLTSSEDASPAGSATEGGGSLSWAGEGSRAFLESSLEEAIHSLLMRLESLTHRCRELQDLEQEVMRLEDLLRCRLPGHRSRSSSLSLTVESALESFDFLNTSDFDDEDTGDDNVVLSIPPQRSPLFDTEGEKIGAQHPDARGHLSEALTEDTGVGNSVAGSPLPLTTGNENLDVAIVIHLQYCNHLIQMLTSGVVAWQRQSVLLKMSGQVQLLEELSELSVDTLGSVTCAADVLPSLADRPQMMTLWSDCSGSAGLFHTTLDRVFEHMNQRYTAVLEERHPHSADIVIGAVVGEMVDRSDLMAACSPPPPPPPPAAESLCQDVLTVFQFQSYIVQHDIQDMEMHLLHLAREEVFAGVLSSGDHSQCLLELAEVPLSSLWPKRSTLKALSSLLTADDPQVNKAAAEYLSSGASNKHFRARAVECYTQALSEGGGQSQRSACAALSCLQAVESIRAVIALCDSADEELRHVAIETLLTFGEEGRLAYEQLDTVPGQMIRLGMRRGIAVTTAF from the exons ATGGCGGCCGGAACCCACTCCCCCGGTGGGCCCAACGGCATCATACGGAGTCAGTCTTTTGCAGGATTCAGCACATTACAGGAGCGACGCTCACG GTGCAACTCCTTCATGGGTAACTCTGCTGTGCAGAAGAAGCCTCAGTCGAAGCCCAAGAAGCCTCACCTGTCAGGCCACAAAGGAAGCAGCAGCTCCAGAGAACCACAGCCCAAAAGACTGGAGGAAGTTTACGCTGCTCTCAAACAAGGCCTGGA CGAGTATTTGGAAGTCCATCAAACAGAGCTGGACAAACTCATGTCACTGATGAAGGACATGAAAAGAAACTCACGGCTG GGAGTGCTGTACGATCTTGACAAG CAAATCAAAGCCATTGAGAGGTACATGAGACGCCTGGAGTTCCACATCAGTAAG ttgGACGAGCTGTACGAGGCCTTCTGCATTCAGAGCCGACTGAGGGAAGGTGCCATCCGGATGAAGCAGgccttctcctcctctccttcAACCAAAGGCACCAAAGAGAGCATTGCTGAGGTCAACCGGCGGTACAAGGAATACACTGAG AACATGAGCACACTCGAGAGCGAGCTGGAGAACCTGCTGGGGGAGTTTCATATTAAAATGAAAG GTTTGGCTGGATTTGCCCGACTCTGTCCTGGTGACCAATATGAG ATTTTTATGCGCTATGGGCGTCAGAGGTGGAAGTTAAAGGGAAGGATTGAGGTGAACTCCAGACAAAGCTGGGATGGAGAAGAAATGGTTTTCATGCCACTCATCACTGACCTGATAAACATCAAG GTGACGGAGCTGAAAGGTTTGGCCACTCACATGCTGGTGGGCAGCGTCATCTGTGAAACCAAGGAGCTGTTTACGGCCATGCCTcaggtggtggctgtggacgtCAATGATTTGGGAACCATCAAGCTCAATCTGGAGGTTACGTGGTA cCCCTTTGATGTGGAGGATTTGACTCTGTCGTCTGGGAATGTGAGCAAAGCCACGGCTCTTCAGAGACGAGTGTCCGTCTACAGCCACGGCACCCCGGACACGCCCACTTTCCAGGACACCTCTTTCTTT TCCACTTTACCAGATGACGTCTTTGAGAATGGCGGCTGTGGCTTAGCCGAATGCAAGCGTCTGTCCTTCACGTTCTCCGACACCTCTGGTTCTACGCCCAGCCCGAGTCCCGCACCCAGCTTCTGCTCCGCAGGCCAATCCAACCCCGAGATCACCGTCACTCCTCCAGAAATGGAGCagttactcacacacacactcccaacAAGGGAGGACTCTATTGCAGAGGAGCacatggaggaggaagaggaggagtatGAAGAGGATGGGGAGAGCTGCAGCAGAACGAGCGCCAGCCTCGCCAGCGATGAAGGTGAAGTGGTGGAAGATTCAGAGTGGGAGCGCACCGAGTCCCAGCGAAACTCCAGCTCCAACTGTGGCTCAGCTGCTCCGTCCTTGTGTTCAGATGGACAACTGTCCACAGTGGCCCCTGAGGATGTTTTCCTCGACCAAGCCGATGAACTGAAGCCCGTGGAGCTGGACACAGAGGAGGCGGGCAGTCTGACCAAGCAGCTGGTGAAAAGGCTGACGTCGTCTGAAGACGCGTCACCCGCCGGAAGCGCCACAGAGGGTGGGGGGAGCCTGAGCTGGGCTGGAGAGGGAAGCAGAGCCTTCCTGGAGAGCAGCCTGGAGGAGGCCATCCACAGCCTTCTGATGAGACTGGAGTCACTAACACACCGCTGCAGAGAGCTGCAGGACCTGGAACAGGAAGTGATGCGACTGGAGGACCTGCTTAGG tgTCGTCTTCCTGGTCACAGGAGTCGATCGTCCAGCCTCAGCCTGACCGTGGAGAGCGCCCTGGAGAGTTTTGACTTCCTGAACACGTCGGACTTTGACGATGAGGATACTGGAGACGATAACGTGGTGCTGAGCATTCCCCCTCAGAGGTCGCCGCTTTTTGATACAGAAGGAGAGAAGATCGG GGCGCAGCATCCAGATGCTAGAGGACACCTGAGTGAAGCTCTGACTGAAGACACAGGAGTTGGAAACAGCGTGGCAGGAAGTCCACTCCCACTTACCACTGGGAACGAGAACCTGGACGTGGCCATCGTCATCCACCTTCAGTACTGTAATCATCTCATACAG ATGTTGACGAGTGGCGTTGTAGCGTGGCAACGCCAAAGTGTCCTCTTGAAAATGTCTGGGCAGGTCCAGCTGTTAGAGGAATTATCTGAGCTCAGTGTGGACACACTGGGATCTGTTACATGTGCTGCTGACG TCCTTCCGAGCCTGGCCGATCGCCCTCAGATGATGACCCTGTGGTCAGACTGCAGCGGGTCCGCCGGGCTTTTCCACACCACACTGGACAGAGTGTTCGAACACATGAACCAGCGCTACACAGCAGTGCTGGAGGAGAGACACCCACACAGCGCTGACATAG TGATTGGTGCGGTTGTGGGTGAGATGGTGGACAGATCCGACCTGATGGCTGCATgcagtcctcctcctcctcctcctcctcctgctgctgagtCTCTCTGTCAGGACGTCCTGACCGTGTTTCAGTTCCAAAGCTACATCGTGCAGCATGACATTCAGGACATGGAGATGCACCTGCTGCACCTGGCAAGAGAAG AGGTGTTTGCTGGGGTCCTGTCTAGTGGGGATCACTCCCAGTGTCTGTTGGAGCTAGCCGAGGTGCCTTTATCGTCTCTGTGGCCTAAACGCAGCACCCTGAAGGCTTTGTCGTCCCTGCTGACTGCAGACGACCCACAGGtcaacaaagcagcagcagaataCCTCTCATCTGGGGCTTCGAACAAACACTTCAGAGCCAGG GCGGTTGAATGCTACACCCAAGCACTGTCAGAGGGTGGGGGTCAGAGTCAGAGGTCGGCCTGTGCCGCTCTCAGCTGTCTCCAG gcAGTGGAGAGCATCAGGGCTGTGATTGCACTGTGTGACTCCGCTGATGAGGAGCTCCGCCATGTCGCCATCGAGACGCTGCTCACATTTG GTGAGGAGGGCCGGCTGGCATACGAGCAGTTGGACACGGTACCGGGACAAATGATCCGACTGGGAATGCGTCGAGGAATCGCCGTCACGACTGCCTTTTAA